One Nitrospinaceae bacterium DNA window includes the following coding sequences:
- the carA gene encoding glutamine-hydrolyzing carbamoyl-phosphate synthase small subunit, with protein MSENGFRNIRPAVLALEDGRTFRGRAFGAPVDAEGELVFNTAMTGYQEIVTDPSYRGQMVIMTYPHIGNYGTTPLDDESRGAWAEAFIVKELCRDYSNHRAGGDLGGYLKERGTPGIEGIDTRALTRHIREKGALKAVLSSGEPGWAALDDGTLDEGELREGVLDESALVARAQASAGLDGKDLVKDVTCEAAHSFGERKGRPLCVAYDLGAKRNIFEQLAERFDLEIVPARESAESVLARNPKAVFLSNGPGDPSALGYIVENVRKLLGRVPVTGICLGHQILGQALGGSTFKLKFGHHGANHPVQDKATKKVAITSQNHSFALEPSSLPSDVAVTHASLNDQTCEGLRSDTRRVFSVQYHPEACPGPHDARELFDEFYGFCVG; from the coding sequence ATGAGTGAAAACGGATTTAGAAATATTCGCCCGGCGGTGCTGGCGCTTGAGGACGGGCGCACTTTTCGGGGCCGCGCCTTTGGCGCTCCCGTGGACGCCGAGGGCGAGCTTGTCTTCAACACCGCGATGACGGGCTATCAGGAAATTGTCACCGATCCCTCCTACCGGGGGCAGATGGTGATCATGACCTACCCCCACATCGGCAACTACGGCACAACGCCCCTGGATGATGAGTCGCGCGGTGCATGGGCCGAGGCCTTTATCGTCAAAGAGCTGTGCCGCGACTACTCGAACCACCGCGCCGGGGGCGATTTGGGCGGCTACCTAAAAGAGCGGGGCACCCCCGGCATTGAGGGAATCGACACCCGCGCCCTGACGCGCCACATCCGGGAGAAGGGGGCGCTTAAAGCTGTTCTCTCCTCGGGTGAGCCCGGCTGGGCTGCGCTTGATGACGGCACGCTCGATGAGGGTGAACTCCGAGAAGGAGTTCTCGATGAGAGCGCCCTCGTTGCCCGCGCCCAGGCGAGCGCGGGGCTCGATGGCAAAGACCTGGTGAAGGACGTCACTTGCGAGGCGGCGCATTCTTTCGGCGAGCGAAAAGGGCGGCCCCTTTGCGTTGCTTATGATCTTGGGGCGAAGCGAAATATTTTTGAGCAGCTAGCAGAGCGCTTTGATCTTGAAATTGTGCCTGCCAGGGAGAGCGCCGAGAGCGTTCTGGCGCGGAACCCCAAGGCCGTATTTCTCTCGAACGGCCCAGGGGATCCCTCGGCGCTCGGCTACATCGTCGAGAATGTCAGGAAACTTCTTGGCCGGGTCCCCGTCACCGGCATATGTCTTGGCCACCAGATCTTAGGCCAAGCCCTTGGCGGGAGCACCTTTAAACTAAAATTTGGCCACCACGGTGCGAACCACCCGGTACAGGATAAGGCCACAAAAAAAGTTGCTATCACTTCTCAAAACCACAGCTTCGCCTTAGAGCCATCATCGCTGCCCTCTGATGTCGCCGTCACCCACGCTTCCCTCAACGATCAGACCTGCGAGGGCCTGCGCTCGGACACCCGCCGGGTGTTTAGTGTTCAGTACCACCCCGAGGCCTGCCCCGGCCCGCACGACGCGCGGGAGCTTTTTGATGAGTTTTATGGGTTTTGTGTGGGGTAG